In Actinoplanes sp. NBC_00393, a single genomic region encodes these proteins:
- a CDS encoding DUF6308 family protein, with amino-acid sequence MPADLTDIVRRDGARYLTAYFAEPPARTYTGRWFETLAGGGDRDDAWDRLTGDDLIAVEMLDVEFPAAARWDLIDGALGAKINEHLANIPRSVEITDPEAAELFCDKGDANQAHESLKNEKYDGRKGPRRLGYVIAGKLLARKRPYLIPVYDSRIKCQFGRPDAFWISLYERFTGDGGALRAALVDARSTAGVSDLTSVLRALDVVLWMRHEALFGKCRTTKSCLGYNTVSLTLPPVGQP; translated from the coding sequence ATGCCAGCAGACTTGACCGACATCGTTCGCCGCGACGGCGCCCGCTACCTCACGGCGTACTTCGCCGAACCTCCCGCCAGGACGTACACCGGCCGTTGGTTCGAAACGCTGGCAGGCGGCGGCGACCGCGACGACGCATGGGATCGACTTACCGGGGACGACTTGATAGCCGTGGAGATGCTCGATGTCGAGTTCCCTGCCGCTGCCCGCTGGGACCTGATCGACGGAGCTCTCGGAGCCAAGATCAATGAGCACCTTGCGAACATCCCGAGATCGGTGGAAATCACCGACCCGGAGGCGGCGGAACTGTTCTGCGACAAGGGCGACGCCAACCAGGCTCATGAATCGCTCAAAAACGAGAAGTATGACGGGCGGAAAGGCCCCCGCCGCCTCGGATACGTGATCGCGGGCAAGCTCTTGGCCCGCAAACGTCCGTACCTCATCCCCGTCTACGACTCCCGGATCAAATGCCAGTTCGGCCGGCCGGACGCGTTCTGGATTTCGCTGTACGAGCGGTTCACCGGCGACGGCGGTGCGCTGCGGGCGGCGCTGGTCGACGCGCGTTCTACGGCAGGGGTGTCCGACTTGACGTCCGTGCTGCGGGCCCTCGACGTCGTGCTGTGGATGCGTCACGAGGCGTTGTTCGGCAAGTGCCGCACCACCAAGTCTTGCCTGGGCTACAACACTGTGTCCTTGACGCTTCCCCCGGTAGGGCAGCCGTGA